From a single Bacteroidales bacterium genomic region:
- a CDS encoding acetate kinase yields MKILVLNCGSSSIKFQLFEMTTESVLSRGIVEKVGLKGSFLKLEKENGQKVMFEGEILDHQTGIEYVLGVLTSRKHGCLKSLDEIDAIGHRVVHGKEKFKSSVLITDEVIQELERCVDIAPLHNPPNLKGIYAMQNLLPAVPQVAVFDTAFHQTMPKHAYMYALPYSLYEKYGIRRYGFHGTSHRYVSRRACQFLGVDIEKQKMITCHLGNGASMTAVLYGQSVDTSMGLTPVEGLIMGTRAGDLDLGIITYIMDKEDIGYKAVSTLINKHSGVLGISGISSDMREVEEAANKGNERAKLALDMYHYRVRKYIGAYTAAMNGLDILVFTGGIGENGWETREEVCKNMEYLGIYLDSARNKGLRGKEAVISTDNSRVKVVVIPTNEELVIAQDTQMIVSGRK; encoded by the coding sequence ATGAAAATACTTGTTTTGAACTGTGGCAGTTCTTCGATCAAGTTTCAGTTGTTTGAAATGACCACTGAATCTGTTCTTTCCCGCGGAATTGTTGAGAAAGTTGGTTTGAAGGGATCATTTCTGAAGCTGGAGAAGGAGAACGGACAAAAGGTAATGTTTGAAGGAGAAATACTTGATCACCAGACCGGTATTGAATATGTGCTGGGTGTTCTGACGAGCCGGAAGCACGGTTGTCTGAAGAGTCTGGATGAAATTGATGCCATTGGCCATCGGGTTGTGCATGGTAAAGAGAAATTCAAGTCGAGTGTACTGATAACCGATGAAGTCATTCAGGAACTCGAAAGGTGTGTGGATATTGCCCCGCTGCATAATCCGCCCAACCTCAAAGGTATTTATGCCATGCAAAACCTCCTGCCTGCTGTTCCGCAGGTAGCTGTATTTGATACTGCCTTTCATCAGACCATGCCAAAGCATGCTTACATGTATGCATTGCCCTATTCCTTATATGAAAAATACGGAATCAGGCGGTACGGATTTCATGGTACAAGCCATCGGTATGTATCCAGGCGTGCCTGTCAGTTTCTCGGGGTTGATATTGAAAAGCAGAAAATGATTACCTGTCATCTTGGAAACGGGGCTTCCATGACGGCTGTTTTGTATGGCCAGTCGGTCGACACCTCCATGGGGCTTACTCCTGTGGAAGGCCTCATTATGGGGACCAGGGCAGGAGACCTTGACCTGGGCATTATCACCTACATCATGGACAAAGAGGATATCGGTTATAAGGCGGTCAGCACACTCATTAACAAGCACAGCGGAGTACTTGGCATTTCGGGAATTTCTTCTGATATGCGGGAAGTGGAGGAGGCTGCGAATAAGGGAAACGAGCGTGCGAAGCTGGCACTCGATATGTACCACTACCGGGTGAGAAAGTATATAGGTGCCTATACTGCCGCAATGAACGGACTGGATATTCTGGTGTTTACCGGCGGGATTGGCGAAAACGGATGGGAAACAAGGGAGGAAGTCTGCAAAAACATGGAATATCTGGGCATTTATCTTGATTCAGCCAGAAACAAAGGGTTAAGAGGAAAAGAGGCTGTGATCAGCACCGATAATTCCCGTGTAAAGGTTGTGGTGATACCAACCAATGAAGAGCTGGTAATAGCGCAGGATACGCAGATGATAGTTTCCGGCAGGAAGTAA
- a CDS encoding bifunctional enoyl-CoA hydratase/phosphate acetyltransferase: protein MQYLEKPLSQLLNVARSRPQRRLVVAAAEDKSVLQAVWEARNEKIVAPVLVGDSAKIREILRQLGGSADDWEIVHEPDASAAASRSVGLIREGKGEILMKGYLPTAVLLKAVLHKENGIRESSMLSHVTLFEIPSYQKLLGLSDAAINIQPTVEEKAEIIRNAVKVFHRLGVEKPLVAVLGPVETVNPKIESTVHAAMLAVMQVRKQIPGCIIDGPLAMDNAISAEAARHKHIESPVAGNADILIAPDLDAANILYKSLIFFAGAVSAAIITGARVPVVLTSRSDSERSKLLSIALAAALE, encoded by the coding sequence ATGCAATATCTTGAAAAACCGCTGTCGCAGTTACTGAATGTTGCGCGGTCACGGCCGCAACGGAGGCTTGTTGTTGCCGCAGCCGAAGACAAGTCTGTTCTTCAGGCGGTATGGGAGGCAAGGAATGAAAAAATTGTTGCTCCTGTTCTCGTCGGGGATTCGGCAAAGATCAGGGAAATACTCAGGCAGCTGGGGGGCAGTGCGGACGACTGGGAGATAGTTCATGAACCCGATGCCTCGGCTGCTGCGTCGCGTTCAGTTGGATTAATCAGGGAGGGCAAGGGAGAGATCCTGATGAAAGGGTATCTTCCGACGGCTGTTTTGCTGAAGGCGGTTTTGCACAAAGAAAACGGTATCCGCGAATCGAGCATGCTGAGCCATGTTACCCTTTTTGAAATCCCCTCCTATCAAAAATTGCTGGGATTGTCGGATGCAGCCATTAATATTCAGCCCACTGTTGAAGAGAAAGCGGAGATCATCCGGAATGCTGTCAAGGTATTTCACAGGCTGGGTGTTGAGAAACCGCTTGTGGCGGTATTGGGTCCGGTAGAGACTGTTAATCCAAAAATAGAATCGACGGTTCATGCGGCTATGCTTGCTGTCATGCAGGTAAGGAAGCAGATACCCGGGTGTATCATTGACGGTCCGCTGGCCATGGATAATGCCATATCGGCCGAAGCAGCCAGGCACAAGCACATTGAAAGTCCCGTTGCCGGGAATGCTGATATTCTGATAGCACCTGACCTGGATGCAGCGAATATTTTGTACAAGTCGCTGATATTTTTTGCAGGAGCGGTTTCGGCCGCCATTATAACCGGAGCCCGTGTACCGGTAGTTCTTACCTCGCGGTCCGATTCGGAACGAAGCAAACTCTTATCGATTGCTCTGGCAGCTGCTCTGGAATAG
- a CDS encoding SDR family oxidoreductase → MPEKYIIVTGAGKGIGFSLTKKFLEDSSCMVFAISRNGKQLFALSDVFSNLVTIEYDLLACLSDPEELVNQIKKKTDRIDAIVNNAGLLVKKPFSEMSAEEAGKMFETNVLVPGMLIRSLLPFLKKSRHPHIVNIGSMGGVQGSVKFPGLHYYSASKGALAILTECLAEELKPDKISVNCLALGSVQTEMLAEAFPDYKAPLTPGEMASFIAEFALNGHRFFNGKIIPVSCSVP, encoded by the coding sequence ATGCCGGAAAAATACATTATCGTAACGGGCGCCGGTAAAGGGATTGGTTTTTCCCTCACCAAAAAATTTCTGGAAGACTCATCCTGTATGGTTTTTGCTATTTCCCGAAATGGAAAGCAACTGTTCGCCCTTTCTGACGTTTTTTCAAATCTCGTAACCATAGAATACGATCTCCTGGCCTGCCTGTCAGATCCGGAGGAACTTGTAAACCAAATCAAGAAAAAGACCGACCGGATAGATGCTATTGTCAATAATGCAGGACTTCTGGTGAAGAAACCCTTTTCCGAAATGTCTGCCGAAGAAGCCGGAAAAATGTTCGAAACCAATGTCCTTGTGCCTGGCATGCTGATCAGAAGTTTGCTGCCTTTCCTCAAAAAATCGCGGCATCCTCATATCGTCAATATCGGCAGTATGGGTGGTGTGCAGGGAAGTGTGAAATTTCCCGGCCTTCATTATTACAGCGCTTCCAAAGGAGCATTGGCCATACTGACAGAATGCCTTGCCGAAGAATTAAAACCTGATAAAATTTCGGTAAATTGCCTGGCACTTGGTTCCGTTCAGACAGAAATGCTGGCAGAAGCATTTCCTGATTATAAGGCTCCGCTCACTCCCGGAGAAATGGCCTCCTTCATAGCTGAATTTGCCCTGAATGGCCACCGTTTTTTTAACGGAAAAATCATTCCGGTGTCCTGTTCAGTCCCTTAA
- the buk gene encoding butyrate kinase has translation MPDKKILAINPGSTSTKIAVYLNNRVIFLKNIRHPPEELRKFKHISEQYEYRKEAILRELHHAEIDLSMIEAVVGRGGLLHPIRSGVYAVNERLKEDLRKGVMGEHASNLGGLIADDIARSLPNAKAYIADPVVVDEMEDVARISGHPLFNRQSIFHALNHKAVGRAYARLVNHQYEEMNLIIAHLGGGISIGAHKQGRVIDVNQALDGEGPMSPERSGTLPAGQLAKLCFSGKYSYDEIREMITGQGGLMAWFGTNNAYEIELLAADGDVKAKKIQDAMAYQIGKYIGAMAAVLHGEVDAIILTGGLAHNTALVEYVKKMVSFIAPVVIYPGEDEMHALAMNGLRVLRGELECMEYNESNMINTDPFKEG, from the coding sequence ATGCCTGACAAGAAGATTCTGGCCATCAATCCTGGCTCGACATCGACCAAAATTGCCGTGTATCTGAACAACAGGGTCATTTTCCTCAAAAACATCAGGCATCCCCCGGAAGAATTACGGAAATTCAAGCACATCAGCGAGCAGTACGAATACAGGAAGGAAGCGATTCTGAGGGAGCTTCATCATGCCGAGATTGATCTTTCGATGATTGAAGCTGTAGTTGGAAGAGGGGGGCTGCTGCATCCCATCCGTTCCGGGGTATATGCTGTCAACGAACGGCTGAAGGAAGACCTGCGCAAAGGAGTAATGGGAGAGCATGCCAGCAACCTGGGCGGATTGATTGCTGATGACATAGCCAGATCGCTTCCGAATGCCAAAGCCTATATTGCTGATCCCGTAGTTGTGGATGAGATGGAGGATGTAGCCAGAATCAGCGGTCATCCTCTTTTCAATCGTCAGTCCATTTTCCATGCTTTGAATCACAAAGCGGTCGGAAGGGCGTATGCGCGGCTGGTCAATCATCAGTACGAAGAAATGAATCTGATCATTGCCCATCTGGGAGGAGGAATTTCGATAGGGGCGCATAAGCAGGGTCGGGTGATTGATGTGAACCAGGCGCTGGACGGGGAAGGTCCCATGTCGCCTGAGCGGTCAGGCACCCTTCCGGCCGGCCAGCTGGCCAAGCTCTGCTTCAGCGGAAAATACAGCTACGACGAGATTAGGGAAATGATCACAGGGCAGGGAGGACTCATGGCATGGTTTGGCACCAACAACGCCTACGAGATTGAATTACTGGCTGCTGACGGTGATGTTAAGGCAAAGAAAATCCAGGATGCCATGGCATACCAGATTGGCAAGTACATCGGGGCGATGGCTGCGGTATTGCATGGCGAGGTTGATGCCATCATTCTTACCGGAGGACTGGCCCATAATACAGCTCTTGTTGAGTACGTAAAGAAGATGGTTTCATTCATTGCGCCTGTAGTTATTTATCCGGGAGAAGACGAAATGCATGCTCTGGCCATGAACGGACTCCGGGTTCTGCGCGGAGAACTTGAGTGCATGGAATACAATGAATCCAATATGATTAATACCGACCCGTTCAAGGAGGGTTAA